The Streptomyces sp. A2-16 sequence CAAGGTGCTCTTCCCCGGCGGCGACGGCGCCAAGGAGTACACCAAGGGCGACCTCGTCGACTACTACCGGTCCGTCGCGCCCTTCATGCTGCCGCATCTGCGGGGCCGTCCACTGATGCTGGAACGGCATCCGGACGGTGTCGCAGGCCCGCGGTTCATGCAGAAGAACACCCCCGACTCCTACCCGGAGTGGATCGGCCGCGTCGAGGTGCCCAAGGAGGGCGGCACCGTCCTCCACACCGTCTGTGACGACACCGCCACCCTCCTGTACCTCGCCGACCAGGCCTCCCTCACCCTGCACCGCTGGCTGTCCCGGGCCGGGAGCATCGAGCGGCCCGACCGGATGGTCTTCGACCTCGATCCCGCCGGGGAGGACGACTTCGGCGCGGTGCACGAGGCGGCCCAGCTGCTCGGGGAACTGCTCGACGCGCTGAAACTCCCCTCGGCGCTGATGACCACCGGCTCACGCGGACTGCACGTGGTCGTGCCGCTCAACGGCCGGCAGGACTTCGACGAGGTCCGGGAGTTCGCCAAGGACGTCGCCGACACCCTGGTCGAGGGCCACCCCGACCGGCTCACCACCGCCGCCCGCAAGAAGGACCGCGGCGACCGCCTCTACCTGGACGTACAGCGCAACGCCTATGCGCAGACGGCCGTCGCGCCCTTCACCGTACGTGCGAAACCGGGAGCCCCCGTGGCCACCCCGATGGCGTGGGCCCAGCTGGACGACCCAGGCCTGGACGCCCGCCGCTGGACCATCGCCGACGCGGTCGAACAGGCCCGTACCGATCCCTGGGCCGGGGTCATGACCAAGGGGCGTGCTCTCGGTCCCGCCCGTCGCAGGTTGAACGCCTTGATGCGCTCTTGAAGGTTTGGCGGAGGAACGAGCGGCCACCCGAGGTGAGAGGTGCCATGTCGAACACAAAAAACTCATCGGAAGCACAGAATTCACGAAACTCCCGCAGAGGGACAGAAGAGGACACGGAAGAGAACGTGGCGGAGAACCGGCGGCCGAAGCCCATGGAGGTGCTGCGCAACGCGCGCGCCCAGCTGGCCGAGCTGACCGGCATGACCGCCGAGAACGTGTCGTCCTTCGAACAGACGGAGGACGGCTGGGCGCTCGAGATCGAGGTCCTCGAGCTGACCCGCGTGCCCGACACGATGAGCCTGATGGCGAGCTACCAGGTCGAACTCGACCCGGAAGGACAGCTCACCGGCTATCGCCGCGTTCGCCGTTACGAGCGCGGGCGGGCTGACGCACACCGGCAGGGCGGTCGCTAGGCGGCCCACCCCCCCTCAGAACTCGTTCCCACACAAAAGAGGAGGCGCGGTCGACATGACAGTTGTCCCGGCACAACAGGGCGGCGGCGGAGGCGGCTCCAGCGGCCTCTACGACGTTCTGGAACTGGTCCTCGACAGGGGTCTCGTCATCGACGCGTTCATACGGGTCTCCCTGGTCGGCATCGAAATCCTGAAGATCGACGTCCGGGTCGTCGTGGCCAGCGTCGACACCTATCTGCGGTTCGCCGAGGCGTGCAACCGGCTTGACCTGGAGGCCGGGCCGCGCAAGGACCCCGGCCTTCCCGACCTGGTCGGCGAGATCACCGAGTCCGGCGCCCGCGGGAAATCCAAGGGAGCGCTCTCCGGTGCCGCCGAGACCATCTCCGGTGCCTTCAAGCAGGCCCGTGAGGAAGGCCAGACGGAGTCCAGGCCGCGAGCCCGCAAGACGACGTCCTCGCGCCGGAAGGAGGAAGAGGAGTGAGCACGTACGTGTACGGCATCACCGCCGCTTCCCACGCCACGCTGCCCGAGGACCTGGCAGGGGTGGGCAACCCCGCCCTTCCGGTGCGGGTGCTCAAGGAGGGCGATCTGGCGGCCGTCGTCAGTGACGCCCCCGAAGGGCTGCGGCCCAAGCGCCGTGACCTCCTCGCCCACCAGAACGTGCTGAGCGAGGTGGGCGCGGACGGCTGCATCCTGCCCATGCGGTTCGGCAGCGTGGCCCCCGACGACGCCACCGTCACCGGGGTGCTCGCGGAACGCCAGGAGCACTACAAGGAGCGCCTGCGGACCCTCGACGGCAAGGTCGAGTACAACGTCAAGGCCACCCACGACGAAGAGGCCGTACTGCACCGCGTGATGTCCGACAACCCCCAGGTCCGGGCCATGGCCGAGGCCAACCGGCAGGCGGGCGGCGGCAGTTACGACGACCGTCTCAGGCTCGGTGAGATGGTCGTGGCCGCGGTCAAGGTCCGCGAGGGCGAGGACGCCGCAGAGGTGCAGCGCGTCCTGGAACCGGTCGCCGACGCGATCAGCGTGGGCCCCGAGTCGTCGGGATGGCTCGCCAACGTGTCCTTCCTCGTGGAGCGGGACGCGGCCGCGTCCTTCCTGGAGGCGGTGGACCAGCTCCGCAAGGATCACCCGCACCTCGAGGTCCGGCTGAACGGCCCGCTGCCGCCTTACAGCTTCGTCGAACCGGGCCCGGGCGAGCCCGCGGGCACCACGGTCGGCATCGACCACGCGGAGGAGTGAGGGCAGTGGGCCTCATCGGAGAGGTGCTGCTGCTGCCGTTCGCCCCGGTACGCGGCAGCGCCTGGGTGATCAAACAGGTGATGCACGAGGCGGAGCGCCTCTACTACGACCCGGCGACGGTCCGGGCCGAACTCTCCCAGCTCGAGCAGCAGCTCGAGGCGGGCGAGATCGACGAGGAGGAATTCGACCGACTGGAGGACGAGCTCCTCGACCGACTGGAGATCGGCCTGCGCGGTGGCGCGGGGACTGGTGACGGGACGACATGATGAACCGAGTGGGACTGGGCCTCGCGGTAGGGGCCGGATACGTCCTCGGACGTACGAAGAAACTGAAGATGGCGTTCGCCATCGGCACGCTCGTGGCCGGCAAGCGGATGCACCTGAGCCCGCGGGCGGTGGCCGACATGGTCTCCCAGCAGCTGCTGAAGAACCCGCAGTTCAAGGAGATAGGCGACACGCTCCGCGAGGACCTGCGAGGCGTCGGCAAGGCGGCCTCCGGTGCCATGGTGGAGCGGCAGATCGACGCGATCGCCGACCGGCTGCACGGCCGTACCGCCCAGGTCCGTGACCAGCTCTCGGGCGTGGCATCGGAGGTGCCCGGCCTCTCCCAGGACGAGGACCAGGAGTCCGAAGAGGACGAGGAGCCCGAGGAGGAGGAGACTGGGACCGCGGAGGCCGAGGCCGACGAGGAGCCCTCGAACGAGGACGAAGAGGACCAGGAGTCCGAAGAGGACGACGAGGCCGAGGACGAGGCCGAGGACGCCGACGCCGACGAGGACGAGGACGAGCGGGACGAGGCTCCGGCCGCGGCGAAGAAGACCGCGAAGAGGGCCCCCGCCAGGAAGACGGCCGCGAAGAAGGCGCCGGGCCGCAAGCCGCCCGCGAAGAAGGCGGCACAGAGCCAGGGCCGCACGGCCGGCAACAAGACCGCGGCCAAGAAGACCACGGCGAAGAAGACCGGCGCCAAGAAGGCGACCGCGGCCAGGGGGGCCGGCCGGGGCACCAGGGCCCGGCTGCCGAAGGGAGGCGGTGAGTGATGACCGAGACACTCGGGTCCGCCCGCGACGCCACCGACAAGGCCAAGAACAACCCGCTCACCGACCTGGCCCACAGCGAGGCCGCGGACCGGCTCAAGGCCGAGGTGCAGGAATACCTCTCCGCGCAGGTCCAGCGCATGCTGGTCGGCGTCGGCCAGAAGCTGGGCCAGACCACCGGCAAGCTCAACGACATCGCCGAGGGCAACAGTCCCGGCTTCGCCAAGCTCGCCCTCGACGGCGGCCGCAAGCTCGCCGAGGGCAAGGGGCCCATGCGCAGCGCGATGGAGCTCGGCTTCTCGAATGCCAAGGACAAGGTGGTCGGCGCCTTCAAGAACCTCGGCGGCGGCGGCAAGGGCAAGCGCAAGCGCGGGTCCGGTCAGAAGCCCATGGTGATCATCGAGTTCATCGACGTCGGCGTCGACCTGCGCACCGCCTACGACCAGTGGACGCAGTACCAGGACTTCTCCACCTTCGCGAAGGGCGTCAAGAGCGCGAACCGCGCCGACGACACCCACAGCGACTGGCAGATGAAGATCTTCTGGTCCAACCGCAACTGGAAGGCCACCACCACCGAGCAGATCCCCGACGACCGGATCCAGTGGACGTCGGAGGGAGCCAAGGGCACGACCAAGGGCGTCGTCTCCTTCCACAGGCTTGCCGACAAGCTCACCCGCGTCCTGCTGGTGATCGAGTACTACCCCCAGGGCCTGTTCGAGAAGACCGGCAACATCTGGCGCGCCCAGGGCCGCCGGGCCCGGCTGGACCTCAAGAACTTCGCCCGCTTCATCACCCTCAAGGGCGAGGCGGAGGACGGCTGGCGCGGCGAGATCGAGGACGGCGAGGTCGTCAAGAGCCACGAGGACGCGGTGGCGGAGGAGGAAGAGGAGTCCGAGGACGCCGAAGGCGCCGAGGACACCGAGGGGGAAGACGAAGACCAGGAGGGCCCGTACGCCGAGGACGAGACCGAGGACGAGCCCGAGGAAGAGGGCGAGCCCGAGGACGAGTACGAGGAGTACGACGAGGAGGAGCCCGAGGAGGAGCCCGAGGGCGAGGCACCCGAGGACGAGGAAGAGCTGTCCGACGAGGAGCTGCCTGAGGAAGAGGAAGAAGAGGAAGAGGAGTACGCCAAGGGCGGGAGCCGACGATGAGCATGCCCAGCCGGCTCCCGGACCCCTACGGCCAGGGGAGCGGAGCCAACCTGGCCGACATCCTGGAGCGTGTGCTGGACAAAGGCATCGTCATCGCGGGCGACATCCGCATCAACCTGCTCGACATCGAGCTGCTGACCATCAAGCTGCGGCTCATCGTCGCCTCGGTCGACAAGGCCAAGGAGATGGGGATCGACTGGTGGGAGGACGACCCGGCGTTGTCCTCCCGCGCCCGCCGTGACGAACTCGCCCGGGAGAACAGCGAGTTGCGCGAACGGCTCGCGCGTCTGGAGCAGCTGGAGCCCAGTCGCCGTGCCGAGGAGGAGAGTTCATGACCGGACTGCGGTACGTGTACGCCGTCTGCCGCCCCTTCGGCACCCCGCTCCAGGCCCAACTGGCCGGGGTGGCCGGTGACCCGCCCAGGCTGCTGCACCACCACGGCCTCGTGGCCGTCGTCAGCCATGTGCCGG is a genomic window containing:
- the ligD gene encoding non-homologous end-joining DNA ligase, with product MTGDDVRTVRAGRRTVEVHRPDKVLFPGGDGAKEYTKGDLVDYYRSVAPFMLPHLRGRPLMLERHPDGVAGPRFMQKNTPDSYPEWIGRVEVPKEGGTVLHTVCDDTATLLYLADQASLTLHRWLSRAGSIERPDRMVFDLDPAGEDDFGAVHEAAQLLGELLDALKLPSALMTTGSRGLHVVVPLNGRQDFDEVREFAKDVADTLVEGHPDRLTTAARKKDRGDRLYLDVQRNAYAQTAVAPFTVRAKPGAPVATPMAWAQLDDPGLDARRWTIADAVEQARTDPWAGVMTKGRALGPARRRLNALMRS
- a CDS encoding gas vesicle protein, which translates into the protein MSNTKNSSEAQNSRNSRRGTEEDTEENVAENRRPKPMEVLRNARAQLAELTGMTAENVSSFEQTEDGWALEIEVLELTRVPDTMSLMASYQVELDPEGQLTGYRRVRRYERGRADAHRQGGR
- a CDS encoding gas vesicle structural protein GvpA, which translates into the protein MTVVPAQQGGGGGGSSGLYDVLELVLDRGLVIDAFIRVSLVGIEILKIDVRVVVASVDTYLRFAEACNRLDLEAGPRKDPGLPDLVGEITESGARGKSKGALSGAAETISGAFKQAREEGQTESRPRARKTTSSRRKEEEE
- a CDS encoding GvpL/GvpF family gas vesicle protein — translated: MSTYVYGITAASHATLPEDLAGVGNPALPVRVLKEGDLAAVVSDAPEGLRPKRRDLLAHQNVLSEVGADGCILPMRFGSVAPDDATVTGVLAERQEHYKERLRTLDGKVEYNVKATHDEEAVLHRVMSDNPQVRAMAEANRQAGGGSYDDRLRLGEMVVAAVKVREGEDAAEVQRVLEPVADAISVGPESSGWLANVSFLVERDAAASFLEAVDQLRKDHPHLEVRLNGPLPPYSFVEPGPGEPAGTTVGIDHAEE
- a CDS encoding gas vesicle protein GvpG, with translation MGLIGEVLLLPFAPVRGSAWVIKQVMHEAERLYYDPATVRAELSQLEQQLEAGEIDEEEFDRLEDELLDRLEIGLRGGAGTGDGTT
- a CDS encoding DNA primase yields the protein MNRVGLGLAVGAGYVLGRTKKLKMAFAIGTLVAGKRMHLSPRAVADMVSQQLLKNPQFKEIGDTLREDLRGVGKAASGAMVERQIDAIADRLHGRTAQVRDQLSGVASEVPGLSQDEDQESEEDEEPEEEETGTAEAEADEEPSNEDEEDQESEEDDEAEDEAEDADADEDEDERDEAPAAAKKTAKRAPARKTAAKKAPGRKPPAKKAAQSQGRTAGNKTAAKKTTAKKTGAKKATAARGAGRGTRARLPKGGGE
- a CDS encoding SRPBCC family protein, translating into MTETLGSARDATDKAKNNPLTDLAHSEAADRLKAEVQEYLSAQVQRMLVGVGQKLGQTTGKLNDIAEGNSPGFAKLALDGGRKLAEGKGPMRSAMELGFSNAKDKVVGAFKNLGGGGKGKRKRGSGQKPMVIIEFIDVGVDLRTAYDQWTQYQDFSTFAKGVKSANRADDTHSDWQMKIFWSNRNWKATTTEQIPDDRIQWTSEGAKGTTKGVVSFHRLADKLTRVLLVIEYYPQGLFEKTGNIWRAQGRRARLDLKNFARFITLKGEAEDGWRGEIEDGEVVKSHEDAVAEEEEESEDAEGAEDTEGEDEDQEGPYAEDETEDEPEEEGEPEDEYEEYDEEEPEEEPEGEAPEDEEELSDEELPEEEEEEEEEYAKGGSRR
- a CDS encoding gas vesicle protein; protein product: MSMPSRLPDPYGQGSGANLADILERVLDKGIVIAGDIRINLLDIELLTIKLRLIVASVDKAKEMGIDWWEDDPALSSRARRDELARENSELRERLARLEQLEPSRRAEEESS